A single genomic interval of Nostoc commune NIES-4072 harbors:
- a CDS encoding PIG-L deacetylase family protein — translation MGNILNRLKVSLHNKLWLFNYRLRELQIRLQFYWLLYRGSQPLNVSNKSLIVFAPHQDDEALGCGGIIALKREQGVPIKVVFVTDGGGSHQDNTKISRSKIVQIRKQEALTALNILGVDSKDIHFLNKSDGSLHKMTEAEQQQTIEEMAQLLHTFGPQEVYVTHKKDRSRDHEITYQLVKTAIIKAGVKVDLWEYAIWLLWKSLLFRDLKLDELAGAYRLSIHTVQSKKNEAIKTYRSQYLPIDAESSAVLPPGFLWRFFLPHEVFFKSELPKL, via the coding sequence ATGGGAAATATTTTAAATCGTTTAAAGGTTAGTTTGCACAACAAGCTATGGCTGTTTAACTATCGATTGCGAGAACTTCAAATCCGGCTACAGTTCTACTGGCTTTTGTATCGAGGTAGTCAACCACTGAATGTTAGCAATAAATCGCTGATTGTGTTTGCTCCTCATCAAGATGATGAAGCACTGGGCTGTGGTGGAATTATTGCACTCAAGCGAGAACAAGGTGTACCTATTAAGGTTGTTTTTGTCACAGATGGAGGGGGTTCCCATCAAGATAATACCAAGATTAGCCGCTCTAAAATTGTTCAAATTCGCAAACAAGAAGCACTGACAGCTTTAAACATTCTGGGTGTTGATTCAAAAGATATTCACTTTCTTAATAAATCTGATGGCTCACTACACAAGATGACAGAAGCCGAACAGCAGCAAACCATTGAAGAAATGGCGCAATTGTTGCATACCTTTGGCCCTCAAGAAGTTTACGTAACTCACAAAAAAGATCGGAGTCGAGATCATGAGATTACTTATCAACTTGTTAAGACCGCGATTATCAAAGCTGGAGTGAAGGTTGATTTGTGGGAGTATGCCATCTGGTTGCTTTGGAAATCCTTACTATTTCGGGATCTCAAGTTGGACGAATTAGCAGGTGCTTATCGATTATCTATTCACACAGTGCAATCCAAAAAAAATGAGGCGATCAAAACCTATCGTTCTCAATATTTACCTATAGATGCTGAATCTAGCGCAGTACTACCTCCCGGTTTTCTCTGGCGGTTCTTCTTACCTCATGAGGTTTTTTTCAAATCAGAATTGCCAAAGCTATAG
- a CDS encoding Uma2 family endonuclease has protein sequence MTIFEQIDPDLLYPDSDGKPMADNTEQYRWIVLIKENLEILFANNDHVLIAGDLLWYPVRSRLITPTAPDVMVVFGRPKGKRCSYRQWQEDNIPPQVVFEILSYSNDTKEMERKLEFYDTYAVEEYYLYDPESFQLDGWLRQNNHLNKLWQMDGWLSPRLGIRFQTGLGELVIYRPDGQRFLNSLELNQRAEHAEFLLEQERQRAEQLAAYLRNLGIDPDNLP, from the coding sequence ATGACGATCTTTGAGCAAATAGACCCCGATCTCCTCTATCCAGATAGCGACGGCAAACCAATGGCAGACAATACAGAGCAATATCGTTGGATTGTCCTGATTAAGGAGAATTTAGAGATTCTGTTTGCTAATAATGATCATGTTTTGATTGCAGGAGATTTGCTCTGGTATCCCGTCCGTTCTCGACTGATTACACCGACTGCACCTGATGTGATGGTTGTCTTCGGTAGACCAAAGGGAAAACGTTGTTCTTATCGTCAGTGGCAAGAAGATAATATTCCACCGCAAGTAGTCTTTGAGATTCTTTCTTATAGTAATGATACCAAGGAAATGGAGCGTAAGCTGGAGTTTTACGATACATACGCTGTTGAAGAATATTATTTATACGACCCTGAAAGTTTTCAACTAGACGGCTGGTTGCGGCAAAACAATCATTTGAATAAGCTATGGCAAATGGATGGTTGGCTTAGTCCCCGCTTAGGAATTAGATTTCAAACAGGTCTTGGAGAGTTAGTAATTTACCGTCCAGATGGACAGAGATTTTTGAATTCCCTGGAACTCAATCAACGCGCAGAACACGCTGAGTTCTTGCTAGAACAAGAACGCCAACGGGCTGAACAGTTGGCAGCATATTTGCGTAATCTTGGTATTGATCCTGATAATCTTCCGTAA
- the hpsN gene encoding hormogonium polysaccharide biosynthesis glycosyltransferase HpsN yields MDNWPLITVVIPTYGREEALRDSIVDVLKQDYPNFEVLVVDQTAKHQPEIQAYLEEMAGAGKIKWLRLDWASLPGARNYAVRRSSGEIILFIDDDVQLTPGLLAAHVKNYLQNPDVGAVAGRVFDRMKLGDSGGDLEIEYLPPQAMDPGIAWYHIDLVHTIKPQQVLTARGCNMSFRREIFTKYGLRFDERFRGSAVREESDFCLRVRQTGYKIWYDPEAHLVHLGEETGGCHDISMRSLKYQLTFYHNHFLLGLKNLTATQALRLYARLFDCHVLGRPPCHKSGSPIKIATRAIFYTLGFFKALGTVIQSLWNDGQIYSRLDEQV; encoded by the coding sequence ATGGATAATTGGCCATTAATTACTGTGGTTATCCCGACCTATGGTCGAGAGGAAGCCTTACGAGATAGCATTGTAGATGTTTTGAAACAAGACTATCCAAATTTTGAAGTTTTAGTGGTAGACCAAACCGCAAAACACCAGCCAGAAATTCAAGCCTATCTAGAAGAGATGGCGGGGGCAGGTAAAATTAAGTGGTTGCGCTTAGATTGGGCAAGTTTGCCAGGAGCGCGGAATTATGCAGTACGGCGGTCATCTGGTGAAATAATATTATTTATTGATGATGATGTTCAGCTAACCCCAGGATTGTTAGCAGCCCATGTGAAAAATTATCTACAAAATCCAGACGTGGGGGCTGTAGCCGGACGGGTATTTGACAGAATGAAATTGGGTGATTCTGGAGGAGATTTAGAGATTGAATATCTGCCTCCTCAAGCTATGGACCCAGGAATTGCTTGGTATCATATTGATTTAGTACATACCATTAAACCCCAGCAAGTACTGACAGCGAGGGGTTGTAATATGTCATTTCGCCGCGAAATTTTTACTAAGTACGGACTAAGGTTTGATGAGAGGTTTCGCGGTAGTGCTGTACGCGAAGAGTCAGATTTTTGTTTGCGGGTGCGACAGACGGGGTATAAAATTTGGTACGACCCAGAAGCCCACTTGGTGCATTTAGGCGAAGAAACAGGGGGTTGTCATGATATTAGTATGCGATCGCTAAAATATCAACTCACCTTTTATCACAACCATTTTTTACTAGGGCTGAAAAACCTGACTGCAACTCAAGCTTTACGCTTATATGCCCGTTTATTTGACTGTCACGTTCTGGGACGCCCACCTTGTCACAAAAGCGGTTCGCCCATAAAAATTGCCACTCGCGCTATTTTTTACACTTTAGGTTTTTTCAAAGCCTTGGGTACTGTCATTCAATCACTATGGAACGATGGTCAAATTTACAGCCGATTGGATGAACAAGTTTAG
- a CDS encoding ABA4-like family protein — protein sequence MTISQLFNIANLFVLPFWALMILLPNWKVTRQVMSSYLPFVLLAGAYVYLFINSITPENAQALSNPQLADIARFFTDETAAATGWIHFLVMDLFVGRWIYWEGQKTGIWTIHSLALCLFAGPIGLLSHILTDWIVKTFFPKSQQNETVTVGEKAAS from the coding sequence ATGACCATCTCCCAACTATTTAACATTGCTAACCTTTTCGTCTTGCCTTTTTGGGCATTGATGATTTTATTACCAAATTGGAAAGTTACACGGCAGGTAATGTCATCATATTTGCCTTTTGTGCTGTTAGCTGGAGCGTATGTGTATTTGTTTATCAACAGCATTACGCCAGAAAATGCCCAAGCTTTATCGAATCCCCAATTAGCCGATATTGCGCGATTTTTTACAGATGAAACGGCTGCTGCAACGGGTTGGATTCATTTTTTAGTGATGGATTTATTCGTCGGTCGCTGGATTTATTGGGAAGGACAAAAAACAGGTATTTGGACAATTCACTCTCTGGCTTTGTGTTTATTTGCTGGCCCTATAGGATTACTGTCTCACATCTTGACCGACTGGATTGTTAAGACATTTTTTCCTAAATCTCAGCAGAATGAAACGGTGACGGTGGGAGAAAAAGCTGCGTCATAA
- a CDS encoding acetyltransferase, giving the protein MLLQVKDSGELVKIVEIQELIDPNNDVVHAKDQEGQEEQQPESFKKENLVFPSGEVLPRCWLDADYRHDNG; this is encoded by the coding sequence ATGCTTTTACAAGTCAAAGATAGTGGCGAATTGGTAAAGATTGTTGAAATTCAGGAATTAATTGACCCGAATAATGATGTTGTTCACGCAAAAGATCAAGAAGGTCAAGAAGAACAGCAACCTGAAAGTTTTAAAAAAGAAAATCTCGTTTTTCCTTCAGGTGAAGTTTTACCACGCTGTTGGTTAGATGCCGACTATAGACACGACAACGGTTAA
- a CDS encoding DUF3181 family protein, producing the protein MAKTNTTELLEALAAEIGENVYIDVAKWHLYLSNAKLHTVVAEQLYPLITSNAVNENRVLQVLGSIPIKIGGGKREIPLIDLLPLQCQVALIDILEKYQRDF; encoded by the coding sequence ATGGCTAAGACTAACACCACAGAACTACTAGAAGCCCTAGCAGCTGAAATTGGCGAAAATGTCTACATAGACGTTGCTAAATGGCATCTTTATTTATCTAATGCCAAACTGCATACAGTTGTTGCCGAGCAACTGTATCCTTTAATTACTTCCAACGCTGTAAATGAAAACCGAGTTTTACAAGTCTTGGGATCGATTCCAATAAAAATTGGCGGCGGAAAACGTGAAATTCCCTTAATCGATTTACTACCCCTGCAATGCCAAGTAGCTTTAATAGATATCTTGGAAAAATATCAACGTGATTTCTAA
- the hpsL gene encoding hormogonium polysaccharide biosynthesis protein HpsL encodes MPKIKSKSRPSKNSKKQAKKETSTLNLKEQLAQKRKAAQARKELISLLTTATFGGFFIGIVLFFVAGIKAAIPGVLGIIIISLSYKYPRQALYTFIIYVPIGGTITYYLGNSPILQLAKDAFYIPALIGLWQTCRKQGLPLILPQGIKIPLYIVLGCSLLTLLFINGGQQFNPPSVGLLEKAPQEIPLGMGILGLKVFLGYVPLIGCAYYLIRDKRDFLFLSRLQIVLILVCCVLGFIQYLLLLTGVCQGTRGLEGNALFVTSLEARCYFGGALLYSPEEGVIRLPGTFVAPWQWAWFLISSTFFTFATGFTDPSPIWRLVGLGSLVTVFINAVISGQRIALALVPICFGILLLLTGQIGNLKRFIPIGIGLALVLGIAMVTNPAVVQERTESFTGRWEASPPQDFIVQQFQENWKNVDGPLGSGLGRATNSARVMGQTKLVETYYPKVLFEVGIIGVLAFLGLVTNLTIIGFKTYRSIKNRNFRSYGAALWVFILFISYNTYYYPLDVDPVAVYYWFFAGVLFKLPELEKQDIEDANPEQKNKKKRLKTI; translated from the coding sequence ATGCCGAAAATAAAATCAAAATCCCGACCATCTAAAAACTCGAAAAAGCAGGCTAAAAAGGAAACTTCTACCCTTAACCTCAAAGAACAGTTAGCTCAAAAGCGCAAAGCAGCCCAAGCACGTAAAGAACTCATTAGCTTACTCACCACCGCCACCTTTGGCGGTTTCTTCATTGGCATTGTGCTTTTTTTCGTAGCTGGAATTAAAGCAGCAATCCCTGGTGTCTTAGGGATAATTATCATATCCCTTTCCTACAAATACCCCCGTCAAGCGCTATATACCTTCATCATTTACGTACCGATTGGGGGTACTATCACCTACTACTTGGGCAATAGTCCCATACTCCAATTAGCTAAAGATGCCTTTTATATTCCAGCTCTAATTGGACTTTGGCAGACTTGCCGTAAACAGGGGCTACCCCTAATTCTTCCCCAAGGCATTAAAATTCCACTTTATATTGTTTTAGGTTGTAGTCTGCTAACACTATTATTTATTAATGGTGGACAGCAGTTTAACCCGCCTAGCGTCGGATTATTGGAAAAAGCACCCCAAGAAATACCATTAGGTATGGGCATTCTGGGACTAAAAGTATTTTTAGGCTATGTCCCCTTGATTGGTTGCGCTTACTATCTAATTCGTGATAAACGAGATTTTCTATTTTTATCGCGCCTCCAGATTGTCCTAATACTGGTTTGCTGTGTGCTGGGATTTATTCAATACCTGTTACTACTAACTGGTGTATGTCAAGGCACTAGGGGTCTTGAAGGAAATGCCCTATTTGTCACATCATTAGAAGCCCGTTGTTATTTTGGTGGAGCGCTCTTATATAGTCCCGAAGAAGGAGTTATTCGCCTACCAGGGACATTTGTAGCTCCTTGGCAATGGGCATGGTTCTTAATTTCCAGCACCTTTTTTACCTTTGCCACCGGTTTCACCGACCCCTCCCCAATATGGCGGCTGGTCGGTTTAGGTTCTTTAGTGACAGTCTTTATCAATGCTGTAATTTCTGGACAGAGAATCGCCTTAGCTTTAGTACCAATCTGCTTCGGAATTTTGCTATTGCTTACTGGTCAAATTGGCAACCTAAAACGATTTATTCCCATAGGGATAGGACTTGCCCTAGTTTTAGGAATAGCAATGGTGACTAACCCTGCTGTCGTCCAAGAGAGAACCGAGAGTTTTACAGGTCGATGGGAGGCTTCACCACCTCAAGATTTTATCGTTCAGCAATTTCAAGAAAATTGGAAAAACGTAGACGGGCCATTAGGAAGTGGCTTAGGTCGAGCAACTAACTCTGCCCGCGTAATGGGTCAAACAAAGCTAGTGGAAACCTACTATCCCAAAGTACTTTTTGAAGTTGGAATTATTGGAGTGCTAGCTTTTCTGGGTTTAGTAACAAATTTAACAATTATTGGCTTTAAAACCTATCGCTCCATAAAGAACCGTAATTTCCGCAGTTACGGAGCAGCTTTGTGGGTGTTTATATTGTTTATTAGCTACAACACCTATTACTATCCTCTGGATGTTGATCCGGTTGCTGTCTATTATTGGTTTTTTGCGGGAGTTCTTTTTAAATTGCCTGAACTGGAGAAACAAGATATAGAAGATGCTAACCCTGAGCAAAAGAATAAGAAAAAACGTCTAAAAACAATTTAA
- a CDS encoding glycosyltransferase family A protein yields MLIFVIPLKSAKVSNSWERVTQLFERCIKSVYNQTSPNFHVIVVCHEKPKIEFTHSHITYITVDFSPPNETNLVAKGDTDKGRKILKGLVYARQFSPTHTMTVDADDCVSKNLAKFIQQYPDSNGWFINKGYKYQEGSNYIYIKRNNFYKMCGSCNIIRYDLNNLPETAEYNRGYGYYRYYIDHAKVKDILNNRAKPIKALPFPGAVYILDTGENLFELSKRLKFSIFNRKLLNKSVMDEFGLYDLQQSREICQL; encoded by the coding sequence ATGCTTATTTTTGTTATCCCACTCAAAAGTGCAAAAGTTTCCAATTCCTGGGAACGTGTTACACAATTATTTGAAAGATGCATTAAATCAGTTTATAATCAAACCTCACCTAACTTTCACGTTATTGTTGTTTGTCACGAAAAGCCAAAAATAGAATTCACTCATTCTCATATCACATATATTACAGTTGATTTTTCTCCTCCAAACGAAACTAACCTTGTAGCTAAAGGAGATACGGATAAAGGGCGTAAAATCTTAAAAGGATTAGTTTATGCTCGTCAATTTTCTCCCACTCACACTATGACAGTTGATGCTGATGATTGTGTTAGTAAAAATTTAGCTAAATTTATTCAACAATATCCAGATTCTAATGGATGGTTTATAAATAAAGGTTATAAATATCAAGAAGGCAGTAATTATATATATATTAAAAGAAACAATTTTTATAAAATGTGCGGCAGTTGTAACATTATCCGATATGATTTGAATAATTTGCCTGAAACCGCAGAATATAATCGTGGCTATGGGTACTATAGATATTATATAGACCACGCTAAAGTCAAAGATATTTTAAATAATAGAGCAAAACCTATTAAAGCATTACCATTCCCAGGTGCAGTTTATATATTGGATACAGGAGAAAATCTTTTTGAATTATCAAAAAGATTAAAATTTAGCATTTTTAATCGCAAATTATTAAATAAATCAGTGATGGATGAATTCGGATTGTATGACTTACAGCAATCCAGAGAAATTTGTCAACTATAA
- a CDS encoding glycosyltransferase family 4 protein, whose product MAKVIIVGQKHLSTPNLPRNSRHILIRPKPFPTGRYPIEKIWYPLSSFFPWQPVWGRYQAIHSFNKILYTNKPWFITFEDHRFLYRNPQNQGEAAIYELLNNRLVLENCHKLIAISDYAKLRLIKRIEGWKIKEKISKKLDVIHPSFPVRVNESKLYHQQQNLQLIFIGNHIARKGGVVALRLAKKAEKLGLPITLHIISDLGHGSGVPTDFPDETKYVEDLKLLDLNNVVFHKNLPNDKVLELLSQSHFQLMATLHDTYGYSIIEGFSVATPAITTNVCALPEFIRHGENGYILNLPINEIRHWSNWLYEEKTKTNEYWEILNSTYDYLAEQALQQIIQFLDRSDKREHYEFLSAGALAQAQIVHNSEKQNELFDELYAAAARE is encoded by the coding sequence ATGGCAAAAGTTATCATAGTAGGTCAAAAGCACCTTAGTACTCCAAATCTACCTCGAAATTCTCGGCATATACTCATCCGCCCCAAACCTTTCCCCACAGGCAGATATCCTATAGAAAAAATTTGGTATCCTTTAAGCAGCTTTTTTCCCTGGCAACCTGTATGGGGAAGATACCAAGCTATTCATTCTTTCAACAAAATTTTATATACAAACAAACCTTGGTTTATCACCTTTGAAGATCATCGCTTTTTATATAGAAATCCTCAAAATCAAGGTGAAGCGGCAATTTATGAATTGTTAAATAATCGATTAGTACTAGAAAATTGCCATAAACTGATAGCTATCTCAGATTATGCCAAATTGAGATTAATTAAGCGGATAGAAGGTTGGAAGATAAAAGAAAAAATAAGTAAAAAATTGGATGTAATCCATCCAAGCTTTCCAGTAAGGGTTAATGAATCGAAACTTTATCATCAACAGCAAAACCTTCAGCTTATATTTATAGGAAATCACATTGCCCGCAAAGGCGGAGTTGTTGCTTTAAGACTTGCTAAAAAAGCTGAAAAATTAGGTTTACCTATTACTCTACATATAATTTCCGATCTGGGACATGGTTCAGGAGTACCGACGGATTTTCCCGATGAAACCAAATATGTAGAGGATTTAAAGCTGTTGGATTTAAATAATGTTGTCTTTCATAAAAATCTTCCTAATGACAAAGTTCTTGAGTTATTATCGCAAAGTCATTTTCAATTAATGGCGACATTACATGATACTTATGGCTATAGTATTATCGAAGGTTTTTCAGTTGCAACTCCTGCAATTACAACAAATGTATGTGCCTTACCAGAGTTTATTCGTCATGGCGAAAATGGCTATATTTTAAATTTACCAATTAATGAAATTAGGCACTGGAGCAATTGGCTGTATGAAGAAAAAACTAAAACTAATGAATATTGGGAAATTTTAAATAGTACTTATGATTATTTGGCAGAGCAAGCATTGCAACAAATTATTCAATTTCTTGATAGAAGTGATAAGCGAGAACATTACGAATTTTTAAGCGCAGGAGCGTTAGCTCAAGCGCAAATTGTGCATAACTCTGAAAAGCAAAATGAGTTATTTGATGAGCTTTATGCAGCAGCAGCAAGAGAATAA
- the cobW gene encoding cobalamin biosynthesis protein CobW, whose protein sequence is MATKIPVTVITGFLGSGKTSLIRHLLQNNQGRRIAVLVNEFGELGIDGELLKSCQVCPEDGESDTNIFELTNGCLCCTVQEEFYPMMQELIKRRDSIDCILIETSGLALPKPLVKAFRWQEIRNAATVDAVITVVDCAAVAAGTFASDLEAIAAQRQADDSLEHETPLQELFEDQLACADLVVLNKIDLVDAETKARVEELIKQELPRVVKIVESNGSQLDASILLGFQAAVEDNLDSRPSHHDTEEDHNHDEEIISTNLILDRTFDPEKLQQQLEKLAQEQEIYRIKGFVAVPNKSMRLVMQGVGTRFDKFYDRPWKTEEARQTRLVFIGRDLKSSEIESQLVAL, encoded by the coding sequence ATGGCAACAAAAATTCCTGTCACAGTAATTACAGGCTTCTTAGGTAGTGGAAAAACCAGCCTAATTCGCCACCTGCTACAAAACAACCAAGGACGGCGCATTGCTGTTTTAGTCAATGAATTTGGCGAACTCGGTATTGATGGCGAATTGTTAAAATCCTGTCAAGTTTGCCCAGAAGATGGTGAGAGCGACACTAATATCTTTGAATTAACCAATGGCTGCTTATGCTGCACCGTCCAGGAAGAGTTTTACCCGATGATGCAAGAGTTAATCAAGCGGCGGGATAGCATCGACTGCATTTTGATTGAAACCTCTGGTTTAGCCTTGCCAAAGCCACTGGTGAAGGCTTTTCGCTGGCAAGAAATTCGCAACGCCGCTACTGTGGATGCGGTGATTACTGTGGTAGATTGTGCGGCGGTAGCTGCGGGAACATTTGCTAGCGATCTAGAGGCGATCGCAGCCCAACGGCAAGCAGATGATAGTCTAGAACACGAAACACCCTTGCAAGAACTATTTGAAGACCAACTTGCTTGTGCAGACTTGGTAGTATTAAATAAAATTGACTTGGTAGATGCCGAGACAAAAGCAAGAGTTGAGGAATTGATTAAGCAAGAGTTGCCCAGAGTGGTGAAGATTGTCGAGAGCAATGGTTCTCAACTAGATGCATCTATATTATTAGGATTCCAAGCCGCAGTAGAAGACAATTTAGATTCTCGCCCTAGCCATCACGATACCGAAGAAGACCACAATCATGACGAAGAAATTATCTCAACTAATTTAATTTTGGATCGTACATTTGACCCAGAAAAGTTGCAACAGCAGTTGGAAAAATTAGCACAAGAACAAGAAATTTACCGAATTAAAGGTTTTGTAGCAGTGCCAAATAAATCCATGCGTTTAGTGATGCAAGGCGTAGGAACCCGATTTGATAAATTTTATGATCGCCCTTGGAAAACTGAAGAGGCTCGGCAAACCCGCTTAGTTTTTATAGGGCGTGATTTGAAGTCTTCAGAAATTGAATCGCAACTTGTAGCTTTATAA
- the glmM gene encoding phosphoglucosamine mutase, which yields MVSFITRTPGIPGDSASEIDGLGKGIESSFELNLISLPANPLFGTDGIRGRVGELLSAPLALQVGFWTGIVLRNYATQVGPVILGQDSRNSSDMLAMALSAGLTAAGLEVWYLGLCPTPCIAYLTSISDAIGGVMISASHNPPEDNGIKIFSADGGKLPQILQAEIEAGLRGKISPIARVSNCGRHYSRFELVGHYSEALKKPLNSAIKLQGMKIVLDLAWGAAVGLAPAVFTEMGAEVICLHNEADGDRINVNCGSTHLDILASTVKEHNADIGFAFDGDADRVLAVDNTGRQVNGDYILYLWGRHLQKNQQLPDNLIVSTVMANLGFEKAWQQIGGTLIRTAVGDQYVQAEMLRTGGMLGGEQSGHILCRHYAVTGDGLLTALHIAALVKEAGVPFSELVDQSFQTYPQLLRNVRVVDRDRRLGWQDCQPVQEAIALAEAAMGDSGRILVRASGTEPVIRVMVEAANAELTNYWTNELVSKVQHHLMD from the coding sequence ATGGTTTCATTTATAACTCGGACACCGGGCATTCCGGGGGATTCTGCTTCTGAAATTGACGGATTGGGGAAAGGGATTGAGAGCAGTTTTGAACTAAATTTAATCTCATTACCAGCAAATCCTTTATTTGGCACAGATGGGATTCGGGGACGAGTGGGAGAATTATTGAGTGCCCCCCTAGCATTGCAAGTTGGTTTTTGGACGGGGATTGTTTTACGTAACTATGCTACTCAGGTAGGGCCAGTCATTCTCGGACAAGATTCTAGAAATTCCAGCGATATGCTGGCAATGGCTTTGAGTGCAGGGTTAACAGCAGCAGGATTAGAGGTTTGGTATTTGGGATTATGCCCCACTCCTTGCATTGCCTATCTCACCAGTATCAGTGATGCCATTGGCGGAGTGATGATTTCTGCCAGCCATAATCCCCCAGAAGACAATGGGATTAAAATTTTTAGTGCTGATGGTGGGAAGTTACCCCAAATATTGCAGGCAGAAATTGAAGCCGGGTTGCGTGGCAAAATATCACCTATTGCTAGAGTGAGTAATTGCGGACGGCATTACTCCCGTTTCGAGTTAGTGGGGCATTATAGCGAGGCGTTGAAAAAACCCTTGAACAGTGCCATAAAGCTTCAGGGGATGAAGATTGTTTTAGATTTGGCATGGGGTGCAGCAGTCGGGTTAGCACCAGCAGTATTTACAGAAATGGGGGCAGAGGTAATCTGCTTGCATAACGAAGCAGATGGCGATCGCATTAATGTTAACTGCGGTTCCACGCACCTAGATATTCTTGCAAGCACAGTAAAAGAACACAACGCCGATATTGGCTTTGCCTTTGATGGGGATGCCGATCGCGTCTTAGCAGTAGACAATACTGGCAGGCAAGTTAACGGCGATTATATTCTCTATCTGTGGGGACGCCACTTACAAAAAAACCAACAACTGCCAGATAACCTGATTGTATCTACAGTCATGGCTAACTTAGGCTTTGAGAAAGCTTGGCAACAAATTGGCGGTACCCTAATTCGTACCGCAGTTGGCGACCAATACGTACAAGCCGAAATGTTGCGGACTGGGGGAATGCTGGGCGGCGAACAATCAGGTCATATTCTTTGCCGTCATTATGCTGTTACTGGAGATGGCTTGTTAACAGCATTACATATAGCAGCTTTGGTGAAAGAGGCAGGTGTTCCCTTTAGTGAATTAGTAGATCAAAGCTTCCAGACCTATCCGCAATTGTTGCGAAACGTGCGAGTTGTAGATCGCGATCGCCGTTTAGGATGGCAAGATTGTCAACCTGTCCAAGAAGCGATCGCTCTTGCTGAAGCTGCAATGGGTGATTCCGGCAGAATTCTGGTTCGCGCCTCTGGTACAGAACCAGTAATCAGGGTTATGGTAGAAGCTGCTAATGCAGAACTTACCAACTACTGGACAAATGAATTAGTTTCAAAAGTTCAACACCATCTGATGGACTAA
- a CDS encoding heme oxygenase (biliverdin-producing), protein MSSNLATKLRVGTKKAHTMAENVGFVKCFLRGVVEKNSYRKLVANFYFVYSAMEEEMEKHRQHPILSKINFPQLNRKYTLEQDLSYYFGTNWREQIKLSPAGEAYVKRIREISATEPELLIAHSYTRYLGDLSGGQILKNIAVTAMNLSDGQGTAFYEFPEIPDEKAFKAKYRQTLDELPLDEATTDRIVDEANAAFGMNMTMFQELEGNLIKAIGVMLYNSLTRRRTRGSTELVTAE, encoded by the coding sequence ATGAGCAGCAATTTAGCAACCAAATTACGTGTAGGCACTAAGAAAGCCCACACCATGGCAGAAAATGTAGGTTTTGTCAAGTGCTTTTTAAGAGGAGTAGTCGAGAAAAACTCTTACCGGAAACTAGTTGCTAACTTCTACTTCGTCTACTCAGCGATGGAAGAGGAAATGGAAAAGCATCGTCAGCACCCAATTCTTTCTAAAATTAATTTTCCCCAGCTAAACCGCAAGTACACCTTAGAGCAAGACCTAAGTTATTATTTTGGTACTAACTGGAGGGAGCAAATTAAGCTATCTCCGGCAGGTGAAGCTTATGTAAAGCGCATCCGAGAAATATCTGCCACAGAACCGGAACTATTGATAGCTCATTCATATACTCGTTACTTGGGTGACTTATCCGGGGGACAAATTCTCAAAAATATTGCTGTAACGGCGATGAATTTGTCTGATGGACAAGGAACAGCCTTTTATGAGTTTCCAGAGATTCCTGATGAGAAGGCATTCAAAGCCAAATATCGTCAAACTTTGGATGAATTACCCCTCGACGAGGCTACAACCGATCGCATCGTTGATGAAGCTAACGCCGCCTTTGGCATGAACATGACGATGTTCCAAGAATTGGAAGGCAATTTGATTAAGGCGATTGGAGTAATGCTTTACAATAGCCTTACAAGGCGTCGTACACGCGGCAGTACTGAACTCGTCACAGCTGAGTAA